A stretch of the Macaca mulatta isolate MMU2019108-1 chromosome 16, T2T-MMU8v2.0, whole genome shotgun sequence genome encodes the following:
- the TNFRSF13B gene encoding tumor necrosis factor receptor superfamily member 13B isoform X1, producing the protein MSGLGRSRRGGRSRVDQEERSPQGLWTGVAMRSCPEEQYWDPLLGTCMSCKAICNHQSQRTCATFCRSLNCRKEQGRFYDHLLRDCISCASICGQHPKQCAYFCENKLRSPVNLPPELRRQRSGEVENNSDNSGRYQGSEHRGSEASPALPGLKLSADQLALVYSTLGLCLCAVLCCFLVTVACFLKKRRDPCSCQPRSRSCQNPAKSSQDHAMEAGSPVGTSPEPVETCSFCFPECRAPTQESAVMPGTPDPTCAGRWGCHTRTTVLQPCPHIPDSGLGIVCVPAQEGGPGA; encoded by the exons CTCCACAGGGCCTGTGGACAGGGGTGGCTATGAGATCCTGCCCCGAAGAGCAGTACTGGGATCCCCTGCTGGGCACCTGCATGTCCTGCAAAGCCATTTGCAACCATCAGAGCCAGCGCACCTGTGCAACCTTCTGCA GGTCACTCAACTGCCGCAAGGAGCAAGGCAGGTTCTATGACCATCTCCTGAGGGACTGCATCAGCTGTGCCTCCATCTGTGGACAGCACCCTAAGCAATGTGCATACTTCTGTGAGAACAAGCTCAGGAGCCCAGTGAACCTCCCACCAGAGCTCAGGAGACAGCGGAGTGGAGAAGTTGAAAACAATTCAGACAACTCGGGAAGGTACCAAGGATCAGAGCACAGAGGCTCAGAAGCAAGTCCAG CTCTCCCGGGGCTGAAACTGAGTGCAGATCAGCTGGCCCTGGTCTACAGCACGCTGGGGCTCTGCCTGTGTGCCGTCCTCTGCTGCTTCCTGGTGACAGTGGCCTGCTTCCTCAAGAAGAGGAGGGATCCCTGCTCCTGCCAGCCCCGCTCAAGGTCCTGTCAAAATCCGGCCAAGTCTTCCCAGG ATCACGCGATGGAAGCTGGCAGCCCTGTGGGCACATCCCCTGAGCCAGTGGAGACCTGCAGCTTCTGCTTCCCCGAGTGCAGGGCGCCCACCCAGGAGAGTGCAGTCATGCCTGGGACCCCCGACCCCACTTGTGCTGGAAGGTGGGGGTGCCACACCAGGACCACAGTCCTGCAGCCTTGCCCCCACATCCCAGACAGTGGTCTTGGCATTGTGTGTGTGCCTGCCCAGGAAGGGGGCCCAGGTGCATAA
- the TNFRSF13B gene encoding tumor necrosis factor receptor superfamily member 13B isoform X4, translating to MSGLGRSRRGGRSRVDQEERWSLNCRKEQGRFYDHLLRDCISCASICGQHPKQCAYFCENKLRSPVNLPPELRRQRSGEVENNSDNSGRYQGSEHRGSEASPALPGLKLSADQLALVYSTLGLCLCAVLCCFLVTVACFLKKRRDPCSCQPRSRSCQNPAKSSQDHAMEAGSPVGTSPEPVETCSFCFPECRAPTQESAVMPGTPDPTCAGRWGCHTRTTVLQPCPHIPDSGLGIVCVPAQEGGPGA from the exons GGTCACTCAACTGCCGCAAGGAGCAAGGCAGGTTCTATGACCATCTCCTGAGGGACTGCATCAGCTGTGCCTCCATCTGTGGACAGCACCCTAAGCAATGTGCATACTTCTGTGAGAACAAGCTCAGGAGCCCAGTGAACCTCCCACCAGAGCTCAGGAGACAGCGGAGTGGAGAAGTTGAAAACAATTCAGACAACTCGGGAAGGTACCAAGGATCAGAGCACAGAGGCTCAGAAGCAAGTCCAG CTCTCCCGGGGCTGAAACTGAGTGCAGATCAGCTGGCCCTGGTCTACAGCACGCTGGGGCTCTGCCTGTGTGCCGTCCTCTGCTGCTTCCTGGTGACAGTGGCCTGCTTCCTCAAGAAGAGGAGGGATCCCTGCTCCTGCCAGCCCCGCTCAAGGTCCTGTCAAAATCCGGCCAAGTCTTCCCAGG ATCACGCGATGGAAGCTGGCAGCCCTGTGGGCACATCCCCTGAGCCAGTGGAGACCTGCAGCTTCTGCTTCCCCGAGTGCAGGGCGCCCACCCAGGAGAGTGCAGTCATGCCTGGGACCCCCGACCCCACTTGTGCTGGAAGGTGGGGGTGCCACACCAGGACCACAGTCCTGCAGCCTTGCCCCCACATCCCAGACAGTGGTCTTGGCATTGTGTGTGTGCCTGCCCAGGAAGGGGGCCCAGGTGCATAA
- the LOC100426631 gene encoding uncharacterized protein LOC100426631 isoform X1, giving the protein MKEKGKRSSRITHRIKVDASCTLQNHTMFREGFRVKQQELCDILVAYSAYNPEVGYHRDLSHVTAILLLYLLEENAFWVLAQLLVGEGHSLQGRWTAAPRALHSHARGRPPWLMILTSRQGAFLASQLVWSLQDVPAEGPTAAWVWTGTLLPQVRCLSPPTAEVIDTSLWLAFVPRSQPQLCAGTAHLPECPPASQLAALPATLPAHEWANEAQRAMFPTHPMSPSLTSHPGDGHTAPSTHPVLPTGTCLPLPCLKTSKAGLPSWHLDP; this is encoded by the exons ATGAAGGAGAAAGGCAAGAGGTCCTCCAGGATCACCCACCGCATCAAGGTAGATGCCAGCTGTACCCTGCAGAACCACACGATGTTTAGAGAAGGATTCAGAGTCAA gcAGCAGGAATTATGTGACATCCTCGTGGCCTATTCTGCATATAACCCT GAGGTGGGCTACCACAGGGACCTGAGCCACGTCACCGCCATCCTCCTCCTGTATCTGCTGGAGGAAAATGCTTTCTGGGTGCTGGCCCAGCTGCTGGTCGGTGAGGGGCACTCCCTGCAGGGTAGGTGGACAGCTGCCCCCAGGGCCTTACACAGCCATGCCAGGGGACGGCCACCCTGGCTGATGATCCTGACTTCCAGGCAAGGCGCCTTCCTTGCATCCCAGCTTGTTTGGAGTCTCCAGGATGTCCCTGCTGAGGGTCCCACAGCAGCCTGGGTCTGGACAGGGACCCTCTTACCTCAAGTCAGATGCCTTTCACCCCCAACAGCAGAGGTCATTGATACCTCCCTCTGGCTGGCCTTTGTCCCCCGAAGCCAGCCCCAACTTTGTGCAGGCACCGCTCACCTCCCTGAgtgtcctcctgcctcccagctggCTGCACTCCCAGCCACTCTCCCTGCCCACGAATGGGCCAATGAAGCCCAGAGGGCAATGTTCCCCACGCATCCCATGTCCCCCAGCCTGACATCACATCCAGGAGATGGCCACACAGCCCCCAGCACCCACCCCGTTCTCCCCACTGgcacctgcctgcctctgccctgcCTCAAAACATCAAAGGCAGGCCTGCCCTCCTGGCACCTCGACCCATGA
- the TNFRSF13B gene encoding tumor necrosis factor receptor superfamily member 13B isoform X3 — translation MRSCPEEQYWDPLLGTCMSCKAICNHQSQRTCATFCRSLNCRKEQGRFYDHLLRDCISCASICGQHPKQCAYFCENKLRSPVNLPPELRRQRSGEVENNSDNSGRYQGSEHRGSEASPALPGLKLSADQLALVYSTLGLCLCAVLCCFLVTVACFLKKRRDPCSCQPRSRSCQNPAKSSQDHAMEAGSPVGTSPEPVETCSFCFPECRAPTQESAVMPGTPDPTCAGRWGCHTRTTVLQPCPHIPDSGLGIVCVPAQEGGPGA, via the exons ATGAGATCCTGCCCCGAAGAGCAGTACTGGGATCCCCTGCTGGGCACCTGCATGTCCTGCAAAGCCATTTGCAACCATCAGAGCCAGCGCACCTGTGCAACCTTCTGCA GGTCACTCAACTGCCGCAAGGAGCAAGGCAGGTTCTATGACCATCTCCTGAGGGACTGCATCAGCTGTGCCTCCATCTGTGGACAGCACCCTAAGCAATGTGCATACTTCTGTGAGAACAAGCTCAGGAGCCCAGTGAACCTCCCACCAGAGCTCAGGAGACAGCGGAGTGGAGAAGTTGAAAACAATTCAGACAACTCGGGAAGGTACCAAGGATCAGAGCACAGAGGCTCAGAAGCAAGTCCAG CTCTCCCGGGGCTGAAACTGAGTGCAGATCAGCTGGCCCTGGTCTACAGCACGCTGGGGCTCTGCCTGTGTGCCGTCCTCTGCTGCTTCCTGGTGACAGTGGCCTGCTTCCTCAAGAAGAGGAGGGATCCCTGCTCCTGCCAGCCCCGCTCAAGGTCCTGTCAAAATCCGGCCAAGTCTTCCCAGG ATCACGCGATGGAAGCTGGCAGCCCTGTGGGCACATCCCCTGAGCCAGTGGAGACCTGCAGCTTCTGCTTCCCCGAGTGCAGGGCGCCCACCCAGGAGAGTGCAGTCATGCCTGGGACCCCCGACCCCACTTGTGCTGGAAGGTGGGGGTGCCACACCAGGACCACAGTCCTGCAGCCTTGCCCCCACATCCCAGACAGTGGTCTTGGCATTGTGTGTGTGCCTGCCCAGGAAGGGGGCCCAGGTGCATAA
- the TNFRSF13B gene encoding tumor necrosis factor receptor superfamily member 13B isoform X2, with protein MFSRAVQVVAAPQGLWTGVAMRSCPEEQYWDPLLGTCMSCKAICNHQSQRTCATFCRSLNCRKEQGRFYDHLLRDCISCASICGQHPKQCAYFCENKLRSPVNLPPELRRQRSGEVENNSDNSGRYQGSEHRGSEASPALPGLKLSADQLALVYSTLGLCLCAVLCCFLVTVACFLKKRRDPCSCQPRSRSCQNPAKSSQDHAMEAGSPVGTSPEPVETCSFCFPECRAPTQESAVMPGTPDPTCAGRWGCHTRTTVLQPCPHIPDSGLGIVCVPAQEGGPGA; from the exons CTCCACAGGGCCTGTGGACAGGGGTGGCTATGAGATCCTGCCCCGAAGAGCAGTACTGGGATCCCCTGCTGGGCACCTGCATGTCCTGCAAAGCCATTTGCAACCATCAGAGCCAGCGCACCTGTGCAACCTTCTGCA GGTCACTCAACTGCCGCAAGGAGCAAGGCAGGTTCTATGACCATCTCCTGAGGGACTGCATCAGCTGTGCCTCCATCTGTGGACAGCACCCTAAGCAATGTGCATACTTCTGTGAGAACAAGCTCAGGAGCCCAGTGAACCTCCCACCAGAGCTCAGGAGACAGCGGAGTGGAGAAGTTGAAAACAATTCAGACAACTCGGGAAGGTACCAAGGATCAGAGCACAGAGGCTCAGAAGCAAGTCCAG CTCTCCCGGGGCTGAAACTGAGTGCAGATCAGCTGGCCCTGGTCTACAGCACGCTGGGGCTCTGCCTGTGTGCCGTCCTCTGCTGCTTCCTGGTGACAGTGGCCTGCTTCCTCAAGAAGAGGAGGGATCCCTGCTCCTGCCAGCCCCGCTCAAGGTCCTGTCAAAATCCGGCCAAGTCTTCCCAGG ATCACGCGATGGAAGCTGGCAGCCCTGTGGGCACATCCCCTGAGCCAGTGGAGACCTGCAGCTTCTGCTTCCCCGAGTGCAGGGCGCCCACCCAGGAGAGTGCAGTCATGCCTGGGACCCCCGACCCCACTTGTGCTGGAAGGTGGGGGTGCCACACCAGGACCACAGTCCTGCAGCCTTGCCCCCACATCCCAGACAGTGGTCTTGGCATTGTGTGTGTGCCTGCCCAGGAAGGGGGCCCAGGTGCATAA